The following coding sequences are from one Amphiprion ocellaris isolate individual 3 ecotype Okinawa chromosome 19, ASM2253959v1, whole genome shotgun sequence window:
- the tcf20 gene encoding transcription factor 20 isoform X1: MQNFSNSPAPPSLPPAFSGRGGGGPSYPPQPAEPQISPRMTDDYAGMQQQSLHRGHHHPSQASHMLAYSARNRGAVEPPPTQGNIHSSSSSSNPYRKDAMDYYFSMGGKDRHRRGGMGYGGGFGYPNIDGHIPHQYRHPGSSSAPTSGLMSPYPVDYGSSAGSGGGAGAFSPSHQYNMSQNPAMQSVAGSQMQHRQHGQTFPAVHLGQQHRTYPHSGHRMTPQYPHYSPQGGASTGSSGMYSPPPQRYLDGAASTGFDPKVNSSPSVNSSSNSISSSVAANNVGPMENVQQSYHASNYPGYSPQTLSLHKQATLQHRNSQHNLGVGYDNSLKMQHQGPSPGSVYAKLHQASNPSIPQPASQEIAKSPMHPNAQQTQINQNFSPISNPSPAASAVHSPSCSSSPSPLMGVSEAHGNPSGHGPSHPPTSNPRSSHGHGRLLQTMPQLSPTPNSNSSISSCGSSGSHKAHSMSAVGGSNLPPTGRNKMNLGTGIGSREEGSSIYSSSSLDKMQDAGLNSLNALSSQVANLPNTIQHMLLTDTVLSQKKKDGVSMQQATPGVPQSQPRSRNASAASSTSTVKDGGAVGVGDGASLDAGAEEDSSLMSSGTKAEREEQFSEGEHGRVRQMSGASSGSEPTGYHPSSQNQTQPQTVQASNDKTVTSESPSKQQVVPETKANETHIPSLSSPSFGCQPSETGPASHSTPPVSSSPSSTSSSIPPPQPNCVPEPGLTYNDHRAGHRKTTEIKNEVIKDESEGTVEKTEKSCGQMQREGEVDTQNGLDKENRLHSASRLHNNEKEEKHTSEDQQNAGSIGVIVSARSEGSHTEKSKHPQDNCVEEKQSHSYLRESSSHNGEEGVDLSLYSSHHQKSTFGRPQNPPQSGPHKYGYPESAYGSDLSMKNKGKTGPAGVMESNPRYLGYQQPQTGYGPSHPKDAGSVAEALMKRGQGAGTKGHEENSQMQQFPSLLQEVLQGYNLDRRYGRPEQAFPAHLQVQQQFQTRHPYSVSEAMRMQSGTESSTLSAQMGSSGKHPNQRHGSEPDFTTDPQSVVKSEGNAKILQNAEKIEVGVSQSHLQQATETQQPPPKHINLADYSLPQRKALSTPSSAVQELLLQEPEPLTGSIGQTESQKSSGSILAPSERRSVICDVSPNRRSTPERDREGDREREREKSQSGASVIQQPFSSPAAANDLSKKDAGEKQAMKMEKASKEAGADAANVQTEHHSSGGPNEADVEYHSKSVHSSVVMNADPYRRGNVDITPLPSHPSNTNPLSSPSRHQSYLLGVDLSTAGGGTFPGYRFGDAREGNMMSRSNPHFPSHHPYHNLSPQPQTPNKLQMYPHPRGPPHHPHDLSDWVKAMNRPSKEMMMQPGSSPGRHKASQSEQRQRMISQTDIASEQHPSKTSLHHQSPYYDMKMWESTHPGREGARMIEGDAYYRTQPPPPPPPPPLPPPAPVVTHGPVPPQISHGQNAAEPEAPRGATEEAKHPIPPPPSISIKPPADMNSTQPQVPRQTKTGGSGDTNPLILRRRVRSFISPIPAKRQLQDTSQQRVPTNSHHHSPGAHSESSHHNEDDSCSSDIPCPRLSSPLPGENTYSLPLSPSSGNTKVLPPRKGRGLKLEAIVQKITPNIKKPAGHADDESNHYPGFSHSDIPTFNDSQDQDLAHFPRVSGGDDSYMDESHSLNDMIPFRGVDDAGPLPPSAYPCDPHQTSQVLKQQDFDFGLGAAVASASGDKEDFALLGPLPPPPPLPRPVQGSPPPSSSALSDIQHFTNTYQQLETRRGEQSAANLLRQKLQESGMGFDDYPGSDYYGTTPPHHSQAQGHMLNRQHQMSSGRSSLSPQDSKSLESVVPKGYFPSGKKKGRPVGSVNKQKRAQNQVQTPAQAPAPSQVQTQNTTVSAPPAPPIPATAAATTPPTVQTSSTTSAPAAPPQPESKNTPPLAPPILTQVVKVDVESEDTQPEIEVKPVRRRRKGVKDEDEPLEARGRQRRRRRGAAATAAVATPPSMAKDDPDTSLGAGGNLGANRVLADPNRKGLFVPHIHVEKKIPEIGAVCTIVNAEEDKMKGERSAVGGKAGGSGIDSLLTSALSSQLSKRDREAEKRETDEVETTLQSGKALPSSGYVVSGPVITETNHSGRLLCCLCQKWANYKHLGDLYGPYYPAEYAAKLPKNQPQVRQCQATTGTNKTGPNSDTSSNTPSAIQDTQTQDAEFTKPSTESDYAISLDSNPTCLTPTVRAASPAGREEIKMPVAAKLSGTDSPSSSSSTIKPSLTWDMNLDIRPIPELKREPGLEADQQPAPKQLQQPTDEAQQRPQHRKLTSHPRFKRRHKSSEDSPRMVPSNSKASLPFQPPPPALDSLGPLAQLAQLPQMPMDPEELWVHEGCIVWTSGVYLVNGRLYGLQEALDGARETSCSYCEMVGSTLGCYSKGCTLRYHYMCAIEADCSLNEDNFSLRCPKHKVKKESLPRASGQPSQCTWSSQREAERNEEEEETQESGNCEFGR, translated from the exons ATGCAGAATTTTTCTAACAGTCCGGCTCCCCCATCTCTGCCCCCAGCGTTCAGTGGGAGGGGTGGAGGCGGACCCTCGTATCCCCCTCAGCCAGCAGAGCCCCAGATCTCCCCAAGGATGACAGATGATTACGCGGGGATGCAACAACAGAGTCTGCACAGAGGCCATCACCACCCAAGTCAGGCCAGCCACATGCTTGCTTACAGTGCTCGAAACAGAGGAGCAGTGGAGCCACCGCCAACACAGGGTAacatccacagcagcagcagcagcagcaaccccTACAGGAAGGATGCCATGGATTACTATTTTTCAATGGGTGGAAAGGACAGGCACAGAAGGGGAGGTATGGGTTATGGGGGAGGCTTTGGCTACCCTAACATTGATGGACATATACCTCACCAGTACCGGCATCCTGGATCTAGCTCTGCACCCACATCTGGCCTGATGTCACCTTATCCAGTAGACTATGGCTCCAGTGCTGGTTCAGGCGGAGGCGCTGGAGCGTTCTCTCCTTCTCATCAGTACAATATGAGTCAGAACCCTGCAATGCAGTCAGTGGCAGGTTCTCAGATGCAACATCGCCAACATGGACAGACCTTCCCAGCTGTGCACCTGGGACAACAGCATAGGACCTATCCACACTCCGGGCACAGAATGACCCCACAGTACCCACACTACTCTCCACAGGGTGGAGCATCCACAGGGTCATCAGGAATGTATAGCCCCCCTCCACAGAGATATCTCGACGGGGCTGCCAGCACTGGGTTTGATCCCAAAGTCAACAGTTCTCCCAGTGTCAACTCCAGTTCAAACTCGATCTCCAGTTCAGTTGCTGCTAACAATGTAGGGCCAATGGAGAATGTTCAACAGAGTTACCATGCTTCAAATTATCCAGGATATTCCCCTCAGACGCTCTCACTTCACAAGCAAGCCACACTACAGCACCGCAACTCGCAGCACAATTTAGGAGTAGGTTATGACAACTCGCTCAAGATGCAGCACCAGGGACCATCTCCAGGCTCTGTATATGCTAAACTTCATCAAGCCTCTAATCCCAGTATACCTCAACCAGCATCTCAAGAAATAGCCAAATCCCCGATGCATCCGAATGCGCAGCAAACTCAAATTAACCAAAACTTCAGCCCAATATCCAACCCTTCTCCAGCTGCCTCTGCAGTGCATTCCCCCAGCTGTagctcctctccttctcctttgATGGGTGTCTCAGAGGCACATGGAAACCCCTCAGGTCATGGTCCTTCACATCCTCCTACATCAAACCCCCGTAGCAGCCATGGTCATGGCAGATTACTGCAGACCATGCCTCAGTTAAGTCCCACACCCAACTCAAATAGCAGCATCAGTAGTTGTGGTAGCAGTGGCAGTCATAAAGCTCACAGCATGAGTGCAGTTGGAGGGAGCAATCTTCCTCCGACAGGCCGCAATAAAATGAATCTAGGCACAGGAATTGGATCCAGAGAGGAAGGCTCCTCCATTTATTCATCTTCTTCACTTGACAAAATGCAGGATGCTGGCCTGAATAGTCTTAATGCCTTGAGCTCACAAGTAGCCAATTTACCAAACACAATTCAGCACATGCTCCTCACTGACACAGTGCTttcacaaaagaagaaagacgGCGTGTCGATGCAACAGGCAACACCTGGAGTTCCCCAATCACAACCAAGGAGTCGAAATGCAAGTGCAGCCTCAAGTACTAGCACAGTCAAAGATGGAGGTGCAGTGGGAGTCGGTGATGGTGCCAGCTTAGATGCTGGTGCTGAAGAAGACTCCTCGCTGATGTCATCAGGGACCAAGGCGGAACGTGAAGAGCAATTTTCTGAGGGGGAACATGGGAGGGTGAGGCAGATGAGTGGGGCGAGCAGTGGATCAGAACCAACCGGCTATCACCCTTCATCTCAGAATCAAACCCAACCACAGACTGTACAAGCATCAAATGATAAAACGGTCACATCGGAGTCACCATCAAAACAACAGGTTGTCcctgaaacaaaagcaaatgaAACTCACATTCCCTCCTTATCATCTCCATCCTTTGGATGTCAGCCATCTGAGACTGGCCCAGCTTCACATTCAACACCTCCAGTTTCCTCCTCGCCCTCATCCACCTCCTCCAGTATTCCTCCTCCCCAGCCAAACTGTGTCCCAGAGCCTGGTTTGACATATAACGACCACAGGGCTGGCCATAGGAAGAcgacagaaattaaaaatgaagtcATCAAAGATGAAAGTGAAGGCACAGttgagaaaacagagaaaagttgCGGCCAAATGCAGCGAGAGGGAGAAGTTGATACACAAAATGGTCTGGACAAAGAAAATAGGCTGCACTCTGCATCCAGGTTACACAATAATGAGAAGGAAGAAAAGCACACATCTGAGGATCAGCAGAATGCCGGTAGTATTGGTGTGATTGTCTCAGCTCGGTCTGAGGGAAGTCACACTGAAAAAAGTAAGCATCCCCAAGACAACTGTGTAGAAGAGAAACAGTCTCACTCTTATTTAAGAGAGTCAAGCAGTCACAACGGGGAGGAAGGTGTAGATCTCAGTCTGTATTCCTCCCATCATCAGAAATCAACCTTTGGACGGCCTCAAAATCCTCCACAGTCTGGTCCACATAAATATGGCTACCCAGAATCAGCATATGGCTCAGATTTATCCATGAAGAACAAAGGGAAGACGGGCCCAGCTGGTGTAATGGAATCAAATCCCAGATATTTAGGGTACCAACAACCACAGACTGGTTATGGCCCCTCACATCCAAAAGATGCTGGTTCTGTAGCAGAGGCTTTGATGAAGAGAGGCCAAGGAGCAGGAACTAAAGGTCATGAAGAGAATTCACAGATGCAACAATTCCCAAGCCTTTTGCAAGAGGTTCTTCAAGGTTATAATTTAGACAGACGTTATGGAAGACCAGAACAAGCTTTTCCTGCACATCTCCAAGTCCAACAACAGTTTCAAACCAGACATCCTTATAGTGTGAGTGAGGCTATGAGGATGCAGAGTGGAACCGAGAGCTCGACTCTTTCTGCCCAAATGGGCAGTTCTGGAAAACACCCAAATCAGAGGCATGGAAGTGAGCCTGATTTCACCACAGATCCTCAGTCCGTAGTGAAATCTGAAGGCAATGCCAAGATACtgcaaaatgctgaaaaaattGAAGTAGGTGTGTCCCAGAGCCATTTACAACAGGCTACAGAGACACAGCAGCCCCCACCAAAACATATAAACTTAGCTGACTATTCTCTACCACAGAGGAAAGCATTATCCACTCCATCCTCTGCTGTGCAGGAGCTCCTTTTGCAAGAGCCAGAGCCGCTAACCGGCAGCATTGGTCAAACGGAGTCTCAGAAATCATCAGGCTCCATATTAGCCCCATCAGAGCGGCGCTCTGTCATCTGTGATGTGTCGCCAAACCGACGCAGCACACCAGAGAGGGACAGGGAGGGcgacagggagagagagcggGAGAAAAGTCAGAGTGGAGCGTCTGTGATTCAACAGCCATTttcctctccagcagcagcCAATGATCTAAGTAAAAAGGATGCTGGAGAGAAACAAGcgatgaaaatggaaaaagcatCAAAAGAGGCTGGGGCAGATGCTGCAAACGTACAGACTGAGCATCATAGCAGTGGCGGGCCTAATGAGGCAGATGTGGAGTATCATTCAAAGTCTGTTCACTCATCAGTTGTAATGAATGCTGACCCCTATAGGCGAGGTAATGTCGATATTACCCCCTTGCCTTCACATCCGAGCAACACTAATCCTTTATCTTCACCATCAAGGCATCAGTCGTACCTTCTGGGTGTTGACCTCTCCACTGCCGGTGGCGGTACATTTCCTGGATATCGATTCGGAGATGCAAGAGAAGGCAATATGATGTCACGCAGTAATCCCCACTTTCCTTCTCACCATCCGTACCACAATTTATCCCCTCAGCCTCAAACCCCAAATAAGCTTCAAATGTATCCTCACCCTCGCGGCCCACCTCACCACCCCCATGACCTGAGTGACTGGGTAAAAGCAATGAACAGGCCATCAAAGGAGATGATGATGCAGCCCGGCTCTTCTCCTGGACGACACAAGGCCAGCCAGTcagagcagagacagaggaTGATCTCTCAAACTGACATAGCCAGCGAGCAGCATCCGAGTAAAACTTCTCTCCATCATCAGAGCCCTTATTATGATATGAAAATGTGGGAGTCAACACACCCTGGAAGAGAAGGTGCTCGAATGATAGAGGGAGACGCCTACTACAGGACACAaccgcctcctcctccccctcctcccccccttcctccccctGCTCCTGTAGTTACACATGGCCCCGTTCCTCCGCAAATCTCTCACGGCCAAAACGCTGCTGAACCTGAGGCCCCCAGAGGAGCCACAGAGGAGGCCAAACACCCCATCccacctcctccatccatctccaTCAAGCCTCCTGCCGACATGAACTCCACTCAGCCACAGGTGCCACGTCAGACCAAAACCGGGGGTTCTGGAGACACAAATCCGCTAATATTGAGAAGGAGAGTTCGTTCTTTTATCTCTCCTATTCCTGCCAAAAGGCAACTCCAGGACACCTCTCAGCAGAGGGTTCCCACAAACTCACATCATCACTCTCCGGGGGCTCACTCTGAGTCTAGCCACCACAATGAAGATGACTCATGCAGTTCAGATATCCCATGTCCCCGGCTCTCTTCCCCTCTGCCAGGAGAGAACACCTATTCACTCCCTCTGTCTCCATCAAGTGGTAACACCAAGGTTTTGCCTCCCAGGAAAGGACGAGGTTTGAAGCTGGAGGCAATAGTGCAGAAAATCACACCAAATATTAAAAAGCCAGCAGGCCATGCTGATGATGAGTCAAATCATTATCCAGGCTTCTCTCACTCAGATATACCAACATTTAATGATTCACAGGACCAAGACTTAGCACATTTCCCCAGGGTTTCAGGAGGGGATGATAGTTACATGGATGAAAGTCACTCATTAAATGACATGATTCCCTTCAGAGGAGTCGATGATGCCGGACCTTTACCTCCATCTGCCTACCCGTGTGATCCTCATCAGACGTCTCAAGTCCTCAAACAGCAAGACTTTGACTTTGGACTAGGGGCTGCTGTGGCATCAGCATCTGGTGACAAGGAGGATTTTGCTCTACTCGGCCCTTTACCCCCTCCTCCGCCTCTCCCTCGCCCAGTGCAGGGCTCCccacctccctcctcttctgCCCTGTCAGACATTCAGCATTTCACAAACACTTACCAGCAGCTCGAGACTAGAAGGGGAGAGCAGTCTGCTGCGAACCTGCTTCGACAGAAACTTCAAGAATCTGGCATGGGATTTGATGATTATCCTGGCAGCGACTACTATGGAACCACCCCGCCCCACCATAGCCAGGCTCAAGGACACATGCTGAACAGACAACATCAGATGTCCTCTGGTAGGTCTAGTTTGTCGCCACAAGATTCTAAATCACTGGAGAGTGTCGTGCCTAAAGGCTATTTCCCATCTGGCAAGAAAAAGGGCAGGCCCGTGGGGAGCGTGAATAAACAAAAGCGGGCTCAGAACCAAGTCCAGACGCCCGCCCAGGCCCCAGCCCCCTCACAAGTCCAGACGCAGAACACGACTGTGAGCGCTCCTCCAGCCCCACCCATTCCAGCCACAGCGGCTGCCACAACCCCACCCACAGTCCAGACTAGCAGCACCACATCGGCCCCCGCAGCACCTCCTCAGCCAGAAAGTAAAAACACTCCCCCGCTGGCCCCGCCCATTTTAACACAGGTAGTGAAAGTGGATGTTGAGAGTGAGGACACGCAGCCGGAGATCGAGGTCAAACCTGTGCGACGGAGACGCAAAGGTGtaaaagatgaagacgagccGCTGGAAGCAAGAGGacggcagaggaggaggaggagaggggcgGCAGCGACGGCGGCGGTGGCGACGCCGCCATCAATGGCCAAAGACGACCCAGATACATCTTTAGGGGCAGGGGGAAACCTCGGCGCAAATAGAGTTTTAGCGGACCCGAACAGAAAGGGGCTATTTGTTCCTCACATCCACgtggagaaaaaaatccctGAGATTGGGGCAGTGTGCACCATTGTAAACGCTGAGGAGGACAAGATGAAAGGAGAGCGTAGTGCAGTCGGAGGGAAAGCGGGCGGGAGTGGAATTGATTCTCTCCTGACCTCAGCTCTTTCCTCCCAGTTATctaagagagacagagaagcagAGAAGAGGGAGACAGATGAGGTGGAAACTACACTTCAGTCGGGAAAAGCACTTCCTTCATCTGGCTATGTTGTTTCAGGCCCAGTGATTACAGAGACCAATCACTCCGGCCGCCTGCTATGTTGTCTGTGTCAGAAATGGGCAAATTACAAACATCTCGGAGATCTCTATGGGCCTTACTATCCAGCTGAATATGCTGCAAAACTACCCAAGAACCAGCCCCAGGTCAGACAATGTCAAGCAACCACAGgcacaaacaaaacaggacCAAATTCAGACACAAGCTCAAACACTCCGAGTGCGAtccaagacacacaaacacaagacgCCGAGTTCACCAAGCCCTCAACTGAGAGCGACTATGCCATCAGCCTAGATTCAAACCCAACATGTCTTACTCCTACAGTTAGAGCCGCCTCCCCAGCTGGAAGAGAGGAAATCAAGATGCCTGTGGCTGCCAAGCTCAGCGGCACCgactctccttcctcctcctccagcaccaTTAAACCTTCTCTAACCTGGGACATGAATCTAGATATCCGACCTATCCCCGAGCTTAAGAGGGAGCCAGGCCTGGAAGCCGACCAGCAGCCGGCGCcgaagcagctgcagcagccgaCGGACGAAGCTCAACAGCGACCTCAACACAGAAAGCTGACCTCTCATCCCCGCTTCAAAAGGAGACACAAGTCCAGCGAGGATTCCCCCAGAATGGTGCCATCCAACAGTAAAGCGTCCCTGCCCTTCCAGCCCCCTCCGCCGGCCTTGGACTCCCTGGGACCCTTGGCACAACTCGCGCAGCTGCCTCAGATGCCCATGGACCCGGAGGAGCTGTGGGTCCACGAAGGATGTATAGTGTGGACCAGTGGAGTGTACCTTGTCAATGGAAGACTGTATGGCCTTCAGGAGGCACTAGATGGTGCCAGAGAAACA AGCTGTTCCTACTGTGAGATGGTTGGCTCAACCCTGGGCTGCTACAGTAAAGGCTGTACACTTCGCTACCACTATATGTGCGCTATTGAAGCAG ATTGCTCTCTGAACGAAGATAATTTCTCACTGCGGTGTCCGAAGCACAAGGTAAAGAAGGAGAG ttTACCCAGAGCATCCGGCCAGCCAAGTCAGTGTACCTGGAGCAGTCAGAGAGAGGCTGAGAGAAacgaagaggaagaggagacacAGGAGTCTGGAAACT GTGAGTTTGGGCGATAG